A single genomic interval of Daucus carota subsp. sativus chromosome 1, DH1 v3.0, whole genome shotgun sequence harbors:
- the LOC108195200 gene encoding phragmoplastin DRP1C — protein MARMESLIGLVNKIQRACTVLGDHGGEGMSLWEALPSVAVVGGQSSGKSSVLESVVGRDFLPRGSGIVTRRPLVLQLHKVEGGSEYAEFLHAPRKRFSDFAAVRQEISDETDRVTGKSKQISNHPIQLSIYSPNVVNLTLIDLPGLTKVAVEGQPETIVQDIEHMVRSYVEKPNCIILAISPANQDIATSDAIKLAREVDPSGERTFGVLTKLDLMDKGTSAIDVLEGRSYRLQHPWVGIVNRSQADINKNVDMIAARRKEQEYFESSPEYGHLAHKMGSEYLAKLLSEHLEIVIRQRIPSIIALINKTIDELNAELDRIGRPIGTDGGAQLYTILDMCRAFDRVFREHLDGGRAGGHKIYGVFDHQLPAALKKLPLDRHLSPSNVKRVVTEADGYQPHLIAPEQGYRRLIDGSLGYFKGPAEACVDAVHIVLKELVRKSLIETQELKRFPTLQSDIAAASNEALEKFRDESRKTVIRLVDQESSYLTVEFFRKLQNEPDKTQEKNPDKNPNPQAPNAERYTEVHFRRIGSNVSGYINMVCETLRSSIPKAVVHCQVREARRSLLNHFYAQIGRKEKEQLGKMLDEDPSLMEKRETLAKRLELYKSARDDIDAVAWK, from the exons ATGGCGAGAATGGAAAGCCTGATAGGGCTGGTTAATAAAATTCAAAGAGCTTGCACTGTATTGGGTGATCATGGTGGAGAAGGAATGTCTCTCTGGGAAGCTCTTCCTTCTGTTGCTGTTGTTGGTGGCcag AGTTCTGGAAAATCCTCTGTGTTGGAAAGTGTCGTTGGGAGGGATTTCCTGCCCCGGGGATCAG GCATTGTGACAAGAAGGCCATTGGTTTTGCAACTACATAAGGTGGAGGGGGGTTCTGAATATGCAGAGTTTCTTCATGCTCCAAGGAAAAGGTTCTCTGATTTTG CTGCTGTGCGTCAGGAGATTTCAGATGAAACAGACCGCGTAACAGGGAAATCCAAGCAAATCTCTAACCATCCAATCCAACTTAGCATATATTCTCCAAATG TTGTGAACTTAACCCTCATAGATCTTCCTGGGCTGACAAAGGTTGCTGTAG AGGGACAGCCAGAGACAATTGTTCAAGACATTGAACATATGGTTCGTTCTTATGTTGAGAAG CCCAACTGCATTATATTGGCCATTTCACCTGCTAATCAAGATATTGCCACTTCTGATGCTATCAAGCTAGCAAGAGAAGTTGATCCTTCAG GTGAAAGGACATTCGGAGTGCTTACAAAACTTGATTTGATGGACAAGGGAACAAGTGCCATAGAT GTTCTTGAAGGAAGGTCATACAGACTGCAACATCCATGGGTTGGAATTGTGAACCGTTCACAAGCTGATATTAACAAAAATGTTGACATGATAGCTGCTCGCCGCAAGGAGCAGGAATATTTTGAATCTAGCCCCGAGTATGGACACTTGGCCCATAAAATGGGTTCAGAATATCTTGCAAAGCTTTTATCAGAG CATCTGGAAATTGTAATCAGGCAACGAATACCTAGCATTATTGctttaataaacaaaacaatcGATGAGCTTAATGCAGAGTTGGACCGGATTGGCAGGCCGATTGGTACTGACGGAGGG GCGCAACTATACACCATCTTAGACATGTGCCGTGCATTTGATCGTGTATTTAGGGAGCACTTGGATGGAGG GCGAGCTGGTGGACACAAAATTTATGGAGTCTTTGATCACCAACTTCCAGCTGCTTTAAAGAAACTCCCATTGGATCGTCATCTCTCTCCAAGTAACGTCAAGAGAGTAGTTACTGAAGCAGATGGTTATCAGCCCCATTTAATCGCTCCTGAACAAGGATACAGAAGACTAATTGATGGATCTCTTGGCTATTTCAAAGGCCCTGCTGAAGCTTGTGTTGATGCT gTTCACATAGTACTCAAAGAACTAGTGAGGAAGTCGTTGATTGAAACACAG GAACTAAAGCGATTTCCAACACTTCAATCTGATATAGCAGCTGCTTCAAATGAAGCATTAGAAAAGTTCCGTGATGAAAGTAGGAAAACGGTTATACGGCTAGTGGATCAGGAGTCTAGTTACCTGACAGTCGAATTCTTCAGAAAATTGCAAAATGAACCAGACAAAACTCAAGAAAAAAATCCAGACAAAAATCCAAATCCGCAAGCTCCAAATGCAGAAAGATACACGGAAGTTCATTTCAGGAGAATTG GATCAAATGTCTCTGGTTACATTAACATGGTCTGTGAGACCCTAAGGAGTTCCATTCCAAAGGCTGTCGTTCACTGTCAAGTTCGAGAGGCCAGACGATCACTTCTCAACCACTTTTATGCGCAGATTGGCAGAAAAGAG AAAGAGCAGCTTGGCAAAATGCTCGACGAGGACCCCTCACTCATGGAAAAGAGAGAGACATTAGCCAAGAGACTTGAGCTTTACAAGTCTGCGAGAGACGATATTGATGCTGTTGCGTGGAAGTAA